A stretch of DNA from Manihot esculenta cultivar AM560-2 chromosome 7, M.esculenta_v8, whole genome shotgun sequence:
CAGGGGTTGATTTCCTGCACGCCACTGCTACCCATCTCTCCATTCGCGATATTCTTTCACCAGTTCATGTGCCGGAGTGCGTCAAGAGCTTCTTTGCTTTTGATCGTACTGTTAGTTACGATGGACACTTTAAGCCAATTTTGGCCGTTCAGGTGACGGAGCTAGCAGATGGGGTTTTCATTGGCTGTGCCTTGAACCATTCTGTCACAGATGGAACTTCCTTCTGGAACTTCTTTAACACCTTCGCTGATATTTCTAGAGGAATTAAGAAAATCTGGCGACTGCCTGATTTTTCAAGGAACTCGGTGCTGATATCTCCGGCGGTGCTTCAAGTCCCTGAAGGTGGCCCCAAGGTCACGTTTGATGAAAACGAACCATTAAGTGAAAGAATCTTCAGCTTTACCAGAGAAGCAATTTTGAAGCTCAAAGCCAGAGCTAACAACAAGAAATGGATTCAGAATTCAGGCATTGACACTGTCGAATTAATGGGTAAACAAAGTAATGATCTTTTATATAATCAAATCAACGGGAAGACGATGACTACAATTCTTGAAAACTTGTTCAAGAACGCCGTTTCGAAACCTCAAGAAATGGAGTCCAACAAAACTCCACCAGCAGCAGCAACAGCAGAGATTTCTTCTTTTCAATCATTGTGCGCGCTGCTGTGGAAGGCAGTGACGCGGGCGAGGAAGCTGAGCCCGGATAAAACGACGACCTTTAGAATGGCGGTGAATTGCCGGCACCGGTTGAACCCGAAACTGGATCCACTTTATTTCGGAAACGCAATTCAAAGCATACCCACTTACGCATCAGCCGGCGACGTGTTATCTCAGGATCTGCGCTGGTGTGCCGAACAATTAAATAAGAACGTGATTGCTCACAACGACGAAATGGTACGtcgttttgtggagaattgggAGGAGAATCCACGGTGTTTCCCGTTGGGGAACTTTGATGGTGCATCAATGACCATGGGTAGCTCGCCTAGATTTCCAATGTACGATAATGATTTTGGGTGGGGCCGACCTTTGGCCGTTAGGAGTGGTACGGCCAACAAGTTTGACGGTAAGATCTCGGCATTTCCTGGACGAGAAGGCGGCGGCAGCGTGGATCTGGAGGTGATTTTGTCGCCTGAAACAATGGCTGGGATTGAGTGTGACGATGAATTCATGCAATATGTATCTAACTAAGCTGATGTTGGATCAACGGTGATCACGATGACGACAAAGTTTTTGTGACGTGGATGATTTTCTGGTGACTAATTTCATGTTTTGTAATTTTGTGACATATTTTTCTAGTAATATTATTGCCTTTGCCTAAATATTCCTCAAGTTGGTGTTCCATCATCATGATATTACTATATTGAGCTAGGTGGTTAAAAAGATAAGACaaagataaataatattttttaaaatataaaattttaatttttaatataattttgttaaaagttttaaattaaaatattacacaCAGTATTGTTGTcctgttaattttaaaaaatacataaaaatatttttaaaaattttattaccttATTACTTTACGTAGAAtgcttatataaaatatttgctTGATTAATTATACAATTTCTCATACTATTAAATGGTATTTTTTTGCAAGTAG
This window harbors:
- the LOC110619226 gene encoding uncharacterized acetyltransferase At3g50280, with amino-acid sequence MPSAPSLTLISKCTVFPDQKSTMEDLKLSVSDLPMLSCHYIQKGCLFTRPSIPIESLVSLLKNSLSQTLSHFPPLAGRFKTDPSGDIYITCNDAGVDFLHATATHLSIRDILSPVHVPECVKSFFAFDRTVSYDGHFKPILAVQVTELADGVFIGCALNHSVTDGTSFWNFFNTFADISRGIKKIWRLPDFSRNSVLISPAVLQVPEGGPKVTFDENEPLSERIFSFTREAILKLKARANNKKWIQNSGIDTVELMGKQSNDLLYNQINGKTMTTILENLFKNAVSKPQEMESNKTPPAAATAEISSFQSLCALLWKAVTRARKLSPDKTTTFRMAVNCRHRLNPKLDPLYFGNAIQSIPTYASAGDVLSQDLRWCAEQLNKNVIAHNDEMVRRFVENWEENPRCFPLGNFDGASMTMGSSPRFPMYDNDFGWGRPLAVRSGTANKFDGKISAFPGREGGGSVDLEVILSPETMAGIECDDEFMQYVSN